The nucleotide window GGGTTCAGGTGCGCGCCGCTGATCCGCGAAGCGACGTAAACACCGAGCGTGACGCCGAGGCCCCAGGCCCAGGCGATGCTGTCGTGGTCCCCGATGCCCGCGGCGACGACCTGCGCCACCACGCCACACCCGAACAGGATGAGGATCATCGTCCCCACGAACTCGGCGGCCATCTCGCCGGCGAGCCCGCGGGCCTTGAGGCTTCGCACCATTGCTTTCCTCCACAAAGGACCTTGTCCCCCTATTGGTGGATGAAAGTTAAGTTCGCGTGTCAGGCCGGTCAACGGACGCCGGTCGGCATTGTCGAACGGCCGAAGTGGATGTTCGACATTGTCGAATCAGGGCCGGTCGGGTTAGGGTCTCGCCGTGCCGGGTCCGATCCAGTCCATCGAGCGCGCCGCCGCGATCCTGCGGTTGCTGGCGCGCGGCTCGGGGCGCCTGGGCGTCGGCGAGATCGCCGAGTCCCTCGAACTGGCGAAGGGCACCGCGCACGGGATCCTGCGCACGCTGCAGGGCGTCGGCTTCGTCGAGCAGGACCGCGACACGGGCAAGTACCAGCTCGGCGCGGCCCTGCTGCACCTGGGCACGAGCTACCTCGACGTCAACGAGCTGCGCTCCCGGGCGATCAACTGGGCCGACGCGCTGGCCGCCCGCAGCGGCGAGGCCGTCCGGATCGGCGCGCCCTTGGAGGGCCGGGTGCTGGTCGTGCACCACGTGTTCCGCCCGGACGACAGCCTGCAGACCCTCGACGTCGGCACGCTGCTGCCGCTGCACGCGACCGCGCTGGGCAAGGTGCTGCTGGCCTACGACACGACGCTGAAGGCGACCCCGGAGCCGTACACGCGCCGCACCCTGGTCACCCAGACGGCGATCAAGCGGGCGTGTGCGAAGGTACGCGAGGCGGGCTGGGCGGCCGAGAACGGCGAGATGATCTCCGGCGAGGCCGGGATCGCGGCGCCGATCCGCGGCCACGGCGGGATCGTGGTGGGCGCGATCGGGGTGTCGGGCGCGGCCGAGCGGATCTGCGAGCCCGACGGCGCCCCGAGCCCGAGGCTGCTGTCGCAGGTCCGTGACGCGGCGCGCGCGGTTTCACGGGACCTGGGTGCGTCCCGATGGTGAAGGGAGGGGCATGGTCCAGCGGTACGTGATGTCCATCGACCAGGGCACCACCTCCACCCGGTGCATCCTGTTCGACGCCCGCGGCCGGCTCGTCTCCGTCGTGCAGCGGGAGCACCAGCAGCACTTCCCGCGGCCCGGCTGGGTCGAGCACGACGCGACCGAGATCTGGCGGAACGTCTCCCGGATCGTGCCGCAGGCCCTGGCCGACGCCGGCGCCACCGCCGAGCAGGTCGTCGGGCTCGGCATCGCCAACCAGCGCGAGACCACCGTGCTGTGGGACCGGCGCACCGGCAACCCGGTCGGGCGGGCGATCGTCTGGCAGGACACCCGCACCGACGCCATGCTCGAACAGCTCGCCCGCGAACCCGGCGCCGACCGCGTCCGG belongs to Amycolatopsis tolypomycina and includes:
- a CDS encoding IclR family transcriptional regulator, with product MPGPIQSIERAAAILRLLARGSGRLGVGEIAESLELAKGTAHGILRTLQGVGFVEQDRDTGKYQLGAALLHLGTSYLDVNELRSRAINWADALAARSGEAVRIGAPLEGRVLVVHHVFRPDDSLQTLDVGTLLPLHATALGKVLLAYDTTLKATPEPYTRRTLVTQTAIKRACAKVREAGWAAENGEMISGEAGIAAPIRGHGGIVVGAIGVSGAAERICEPDGAPSPRLLSQVRDAARAVSRDLGASRW